In Rutidosis leptorrhynchoides isolate AG116_Rl617_1_P2 chromosome 6, CSIRO_AGI_Rlap_v1, whole genome shotgun sequence, the DNA window GTTTACATTACTTCCCTATACTCTATAAAACCACAATTTCACTAATCACTTCCATTCAATCAACCACACCATTTTCTTCACAATGGCATCTTTCCCATCTTGCTCTCCAGCAGAGCTCACCCCTCTCCTCGGCTTCACGCCCAACGCCACATCAGCAGCAGAGTACATATGCAACCGTTTCACTGCCACGTTAGACAAATTCACTGACACCACATATGCCATTGACAACACATATCTTCTTTTTTCAGCCTACCTTGTGTTTGCCATGCAACTCGGGTTCGCTATGCTTTGTGCAGGCTCTGTTCGGGCTAAAAACACAATGAATATTATGCTTACAAATGTTTTAGATGCAGCTGCTGGAGGGATATCTTATTATATATTCGGGTTTGCTTTCGCGTTTGGTGGGCCATCGAATGCGTTTATTGGGAAACATAATTTCGGGCTGAAGTCGATCCCTTCGAGCGTTTATGATTATAGTTTCTTTCTGTATCAATGGGCATTTGCAATAGCAGCTGCTGGTATTACTAGTGGATCTATTGCTGAAAGAACTCAGTTTGTGGCTTACCTTATTTACTCCTCCTTCTTAACAGGTTATCTCCTTTAGTAATAACTGTATATTAAATGATATTCATTTTTTCTTTTTTGGAATTAGTTGTTAcgaatatctttttttttttttttgtttattttgatgTTTCCAAATGAGAATTGTCACTTTTAGAAGATGTAGAGGAGTTTTAAATTtaaattcttataatatattattaattaattagtaattataatattgataaatGTTGAAATAAAACACATTTGTGGCCCCATTTAACAACTAATATGAAATATGATGCTTGTATCCATGTCAGCAAGACAATTAAGTATTTAAAAGTCAAATATATTTTGTCATTATCGCTACCTTAGAATTAGAATAATACATTAATACGGATTAGATTATTACGAATTACTAAATATTTTaggtatatacaaatatataaacactaaaatATTTATAAGATATATGTCCTACATAGTTTGACTAGTACTTGAGTTAACTAGCATATAAATATGTAAAAAGGCAGGCCATGTTGTGAGGGGTTggcttgattttaatttattaagaTATGAGAATATGAGATGTTTTTAATTAAGGACCACTTTGAGTTAACTAGAATAAAAAATTGTAAAAGGCGCTGCCGTTTACTCTTTTTTGTTACATGTTCAAAATGGTAATTACCCCAGTTTACACATTTCTCACATATTCACAAAACCATCTCTAGCGATTGGGTTATCATTTATCATTAACTTATAAGATTACCTCACTAGCAGTATACCCGTAGGCTGAAAAGAGAAAACTTTATCTGCTATACAAAATTACATTTACAAATATCTTAATTGCTTATGAAATAGACTAGAAACTAACATATTGATTTAAATGATCACAGGTTTTGTGTATCCTATAGTCTCACATTGGGTGTGGTCAAGTGATGGTTGGTTGAGTGCCACACGATCACCAACAAGTGGTAGTCTCTTGTTCAGCTCAGGAGCTATCGATTTTGCTGGCTCGGGTGTGGTCCACATGGTGGGTGGGATTGCTGGTCTTTGGGGTGCCTTGATTGAAGGTCCACGAATCGGTAGATTCGACCGCTCTGGACGCTCTGTGGCCCTACGAGGCCATAGTGCATCACTTGTCGTATTAGGTTCTTTCCTTTTATGGTTCGGATGGTACGGGTTCAATCCGGGGTCTTTTCTCACAATCTCAAAGTCATATGGTACTACAAATGCTTATTATGGTCAATGGAGTGCGGTTGGACGGACAGCTGTCACCACCACATTGGCTGGATGCACCGCAGCATTAACTACTCTGTTTGGCAAACGATTACTAGTCGGTCATTGGAATGTGACCGACGTGTGTAACGGATTACTAGGAGGTTTTGCAGCTATAACCTCGGGTTGTGCAGTAGTCGAGCCATGGGCTGCAATTGTTTGCGGGTTTGTTTCAGCTTGGGTTCTCATAGGATGCAACATGCTAGCAGAAAAGTTTAAGTATGACGACCCACTCGAGGCAGCCCAATTGCACGGCGGGTGTGGGTCGTGGGGTCTTTTATTCACGGGCTTATTTGCTAAAAAACAGTATGTCCACGAGGTGTACGCCTCTGGGCGCCCTTATGGGCTTTTTATGGGTGGTGGTGGAAAGTTACTAGCAGCCCAAATTATCGAAATCTTGGTGATATTTGGGTGGGTGAGTGTAACTATGGCACCACTTTTTTATGGTTTGAAAAAGCTTAACTTGTTAAGGGTATCCGAAGACGATGAAATGCAAGGAATGGATGTGACTCGACATGGTGGGTTCGCGTATATTTATCACGACCAAGATAATAGTTCGCACCCACCACCCGGGTTTATGATGAGAAAGATTGAGCCTACAAGTGCAACTACATCTCCAATATAACCACGCAATGAACATTGTTGTGTAACTTTTGTTATTTAATGTTATTAATTATAAAGTGGCTTGTATATCAGTAAGCAAGTAGTTGTATTCATAAAGGTTTGTCAACTAAGATGTTGGTTATAAAGGCAGCAAAGGGGCTTCTTTTGAGATCCGAGATGCACCCAAGATAAGTGAGATGGCTTGTTTTTTTTTTGTTCACTGGTTAACTAATTAATGTCTTGTTTtgaaattaacatatattgtattttGGATAATTATATGTTAAAGTATGTTTGTTGTATCCAATGTTATATGACACATATTGTTTTGTTTAGACAGTGTATCAACGAAAAAATTCATTATATGATTCCGATACGTTCACTCATTGTTTAACCATACTAAGATTGCCTAGTGATTGAGGTCGATCTTGATACGTTCACTAAAGGTCAAATATTTAGACCTTACTATAATCATATACGGAGTAACAGTTACAAGATAATCTATTAGGCTATATATATCTGCGCTCTCTACGGTTTATCAGAAAAAAACATCATCCTTTTATTTATTTGTTCATTTAAAGTTACTACATTTTATCTGTTATAAATTTGGGTGGTCCTCAAGCCACATCACAATATTGTGGTGCACAATTTGTTACCCAAAATGGTTGACTAGGCGTTGACTTTAAATGTGTCTCAGCCTCACAACTTACACATAAAAAGACTTGCTTTATCATTCTATAAAACCACATAACTCATTTAcctcatcaccaccataaaccaccctcAGCCATGGATTCTTTCCCCACTTGCTCCACAACAGACCTCACCCCTCTCCTCAGCAACAACGCCACGGGGGCAGCCAACTACATATGCAGTCTCTTCAATGCCACGTCAGACAGATTCACTGACACCACTTATGCCATTGACAACACATACCTTCTGTTTTCAGCCTACCTTGTGTTTGCCATGCAACTCGGGTTCGCTATGCTTTGCGCAGGCTCTGTTCGGGCTAAAAACACGATGAATATCATGCTTACAAATGTTTTGGATGCAGCTGCTGGAGGGATATCTTATTATATATTCGGGTTTGCTTTCGCATTTGGTGGGCCATCGAATGCGTTTATTGGGAAACATAATTTCGGGCTGAAGTCGATCCCTTCGGCTGTTTATGATTATAGTTTTTTCTTGTATCAGTGGGCATTTGCTATTGCAGCTGCTGGTATTACTAGTGGTTCTATTGCTGAAAGAACTCAGTTTGTGGCTTACCTTATTTACTCTTCTTTCTTAACAGGTCACAATATATTCTTaccttttatataatataataataataaattaattaataattaatataaattttactccatatattcgatataataattataattataattataattatattctaTGTATGTATAATAAAATACCTACAGGACACATTAACTCAGTTTGTATGTATGTACTATTTATTTATGGTAATTAacaatatcttttttttttttttttttttttttgtatgtacGGCATATTACTTTGGGTGTTAACATGACAAGAAGTCATGATCAAGTACATGTTTGTGGACTACTGCTTATTAATATTGTATAAGCAACCTTAGAttataattaactaattaattaaattttaactgTCGCTCCAGACTGGTTTGAAAGTTTATTATGATTCCAATTGTCTGACCCATCAATGTCAACAATGGGACAAAAAGACAGTTAataatttgtatctagttaattatcAAATTTCGTCATATACCATATACGGAGTATTTTATTTTATTAGTTTATGTTACAATACAATACATACAATATACAGTATTAGATTAAATTATAGTTGAACTGTTGTTCAATTAGAAAATCCTTTAACCTTTTTTTATTTGtaaatagtttctaacaaaaaaaatatattgtaTG includes these proteins:
- the LOC139852623 gene encoding ammonium transporter 1 member 2-like; the encoded protein is MASFPSCSPAELTPLLGFTPNATSAAEYICNRFTATLDKFTDTTYAIDNTYLLFSAYLVFAMQLGFAMLCAGSVRAKNTMNIMLTNVLDAAAGGISYYIFGFAFAFGGPSNAFIGKHNFGLKSIPSSVYDYSFFLYQWAFAIAAAGITSGSIAERTQFVAYLIYSSFLTGFVYPIVSHWVWSSDGWLSATRSPTSGSLLFSSGAIDFAGSGVVHMVGGIAGLWGALIEGPRIGRFDRSGRSVALRGHSASLVVLGSFLLWFGWYGFNPGSFLTISKSYGTTNAYYGQWSAVGRTAVTTTLAGCTAALTTLFGKRLLVGHWNVTDVCNGLLGGFAAITSGCAVVEPWAAIVCGFVSAWVLIGCNMLAEKFKYDDPLEAAQLHGGCGSWGLLFTGLFAKKQYVHEVYASGRPYGLFMGGGGKLLAAQIIEILVIFGWVSVTMAPLFYGLKKLNLLRVSEDDEMQGMDVTRHGGFAYIYHDQDNSSHPPPGFMMRKIEPTSATTSPI